One genomic segment of Mastomys coucha isolate ucsf_1 unplaced genomic scaffold, UCSF_Mcou_1 pScaffold22, whole genome shotgun sequence includes these proteins:
- the E2f4 gene encoding transcription factor E2F4: MAEAGPQAPPPPGTPSRHEKSLGLLTTKFVSLLQEAKDGVLDLKLAADTLAVRQKRRIYDITNVLEGIGLIEKKSKNSIQWKGVGPGCNTREIADKLIELKAEIEELQQREQELDQHKVWVQQSIRNVTEDVQNSCLAYVTHEDICRCFAGDTLLAIRAPSGTSLEVPIPEGLNGQKKYQIHLKSMSGPIEVLLVNKEAWSSPPVAVPVPPPDDLLQSPPAVSTPPPLPKPALAQPQETSRPSSPQLPTPTPVLGSTEVSEVTGQTAEIAVSGSPGTENKDSGELGSLPLSLTALDTRPLQSSALLDSSSSSSSSSSSSSSSSSGPNPSTSFEPIKADPTGVLDLPKELSEIFDPTRECMSSELLEELMSSEVFAPLLRLSPPPGDHDYIYNLDESEGVCDLFDVPVLKL; encoded by the exons aTGGCGGAGGCCGGGCCACAGGCGCCGCCGCCCCCGGGTACTCCAAGCCGGCACGAGAAGAGCCTGGGACTTCTCACCACCAAGTTCGTGTCGCTTTTGCAGGAAGCCAAGGACGGCGTGCTTGACCTCAAGCTG GCAGCCGACACTCTTGCTGTGCGCCAGAAACGGCGGATTTACGACATCACCAACGTGCTGGAAGGTATTGGTCTGATCGAGAAAAAATCCAAGAACAGCATCCAGTGGAA AGGCGTCGGGCCAGGTTGCAATACCCGGGAGATTGCGGACAAGCTGATTGAGCTCAAGGCAGAGATCGAGGAGCTGCAGCAGCGGGAGCAAGAACTTGACCAGCACAAGGTGTGGGTGCAGCAGAGCATCCGGAATGTCACCGAGGATGTCCAGAACAGCTG CTTGGCCTACGTGACTCATGAAGACATCTGCAGATGCTTTGCTG GAGATACTCTCCTTGCCATCCGGGCCCCATCGGGCACCAGCCTAGAGGTGCCCATCCCAGAG ggtctcaatggTCAGAAGAAGTACCAGATTCACTTAAAGAGCATGAGTGGGCCTATTGAGGTACTGCTAGTGAACAAGGAGGCCTGGAGTTCACCACCTGTGGCTGTGCCTGTACCTCCCCCTGACGATCTACTCCAGAGTCCACCTGCTGTTTCTACACCTCCACCTCTGCCCAAGCCTGCCTTAGCTCAACCCCAAGAGACCTCTCGTCCAAGCAGCCCCCAGCTACCTACCCCTACTCCTGTCCTTGGCAGCACTGAAGTCTCAGAGGTGACTGGCCAGACAGCTGAGATTGCAG TGAGTGGTAGCCCTGGAACTGAGAACAAGGACAGTGGTGAACTCGGCTCACTCCCACTGAGCCTGACAGCACTGGACACTCGACCTCTGCAGTCCTCTGCACTACTGgatagtagcagcagcagcagcagcagcagcagtagcagcagcagcagttcatCTGGACCCAACCCTTCTACCTCCTTTGAGCCCATCAAAGCAGACCCCACAGGCG ttcTGGATCTCCCCAAAGAGCTGTCAGAAATCTTCGACCCCACAAGAG AGTGCATGAGCTCCGAGCTGCTGGAAGAACTGATGTCTTCAGAAG TGTTTGCCCCCCTCCTCCGACTTTCTCCACCTCCCGGAGACCACGATTACATCTACAACCTGGACGAGAGTGAAGGTGTCTGTGATCTCTTTGATGTTCCTGTTCTCAAACTCTGA
- the Elmo3 gene encoding engulfment and cell motility protein 3 isoform X2, which translates to MAPPRNVVKIAVQMSDAIPQLIQLDQAKPLATVLKEVCDVWSLTHPEHYALQFADGHRKYITENNRLEIKNGSILCLSTAPDLKAQQLLGRLQNTSREGCCEVLRSLVPLASDMTFAQEVISRDGLQKLSTIIENGDDLGEMLALGLRAFLELMEHGVVSWETLSIPFVRKVVSYVNMNLMDASVQPLALRLLESVTLSSPALGQLVKSEVPLDRLLVHLQVMNHQLQTKAMALLTALLQGASPTERKEMLDHLWKKNLRQFIYKNIIHSAAPMGDEMAHHLYVLQALTLGLLEPRMRTPLDPYSQEQRDQLQALRQAAFEPEGESLGTGLSADRRRSLCVREFRKLGFSNSNPAQDLERVPPGLLALDNMLYFSRHAPSAYSRFVLENSSREDKHECPFARSSIQLTVLLCELLRVGEPCSETAQDFSPMFFSQDHSFHELFCVAIQLLNKTWKEMRATQEDFDKVMQVVREQLARTLALKPTSLELFRTKVNALTYGEVLRLRQTERLHQEGTLAPPILELREKLKPELMGLIRQQRLLRLCEGMLFRKISSRRRQDKLWFCCLSPNHKVLQYGDVEEGANPPTLENLPEQLPVADIRALLMGKDCPHVREKGSGKQNKDLYELAFSISYDHGEEEAYLNFIAPSKRDFYLWTDGLSALLGSTMSSEQTRLDLEQLLTMETKLRLLELENVPIPEQPPPVPPPPTNFNFCYDYSITEP; encoded by the exons ATGGCGCCCCCGCGGAACGTGGTGAAGATTGCTGTTCAGATGTCTGACGCCATCCCACAGCTTATCCAGCTAGACCAG GCAAAGCCCCTGGCCACTGTACTGAAGGAGGTGTGTGACGT GTGGAGCCTGACTCACCCGGAGCACTATGCCCTGCAGTTTGCTGATGGGCACAGGAAATACATCACAGAGAAT AACCGCTTGGAGATCAAGAATGGAAGCATCCTGTGTCTCAGCACTGCCCCA GATCTGAAGGCCCAGCAGCTACTGGGTAGGCTGCAGAATACAAGTCGTGAAGGGTGCTGTGAAGTCCTGAGAAGCCTGGTCCCGCTGGCCTCAGATATGACCTTTGCCCAGGAGGTCATCAGTCGTGATGGGCTTCAGAAACTAAGTACCATCATTGAAAATGGGGATGA CCTAGGTGAAATGCTGGCCCTTGGTCTAAGGGCTTTCTTGGAACTCATGGAACATGGTGTAGTGTCCTGGGAGACACTCAGCATCCCCTTTGTCAGGAAG GTGGTATCTTATGTGAACATGAACCTGATGGATGCCTCCGTGCAGCCCCTGGCTCTCAGGCTGCTGGAGAGTGTGACCTTGAGCAGCCCTGCCCTGGGCCAGCTGGTGAAGAGTGAGGTGCCACTAGATAGGCTGCTGGTGCACCTGCAAGT AATGAACCACCAGCTGCAAACCAAGGCTATGGCCCTGCTGACGGCCCTGCTGCAGGGGGCCAGCCCCACTGAACGTAAG GAAATGCTTGACCACCTATGGAAGAAGAATCTTCGCCAGTTCATCTACAAG AACATCATCCACAGTGCAGCACCCATGGGCGATGAGATGGCTCATCACTTGTATGTGCTACAGGCTCTCACACTGGGGCTGCTGGAGCCACGTATGCGGACACCACTTGATCCCTACAGCCAG GAGCAGCGGGACCAGCTGCAGGCCCTGCGCCAGGCAGCCTTTGAACCAGAGGGGGAATCCTTGGGCACAGGGCTGAGTGCTGACCGCCGTCGGTCTCTCTGTGTCCGGGAGTTCCGCAAGCTAGGCTTCTCT AACAGTAACCCAGCCCAGGACCTGGAGCGTGTGCCCCCTGGCCTGCTGGCCCTGGACAATATGCTCTACTTCTCCAGACACGCACCCAGTGCATACAGTCGG TTTGTGTTGGAGAACAGTAGCCGAGAGGACAAGCATGAATGCCCCTTTGCCCGGAGCAGCATCCAGCTGACAGTGCTGCTGTGCGAGCTGCTCCGTGTTGGGGAGCCTT GCTCCGAGACAGCCCAGGACTTCTCACCCATGTTCTTCAGCCAAGATCACAGTTTCCATGAGCTCTTTTGTGTGGCTATCCAGCTGCTGAATAAGACCTGGAAGGAAATGCGGGCAACACAGGAGGATTTTGACAAG GTGATGCAAGTGGTTCGGGAGCAGCTAGCCCGTACCCTGGCTCTGAAGCCCACCTCTCTGGAGCTCTTTCGAACCAAAGTGAATGCCCTCACCTATGGGGAAGTGTTGAGGCTGCGGCAGACAGAGCGACTGCACCAGGAGGGGACACTGGCCCCTCCTATACT GGAATTGCGAGAGAAGCTGAAGCCAGAGCTCATGGGCTTAATTCGCCAGCAGCGTTTGCTCCGACTCTGTGAGGGAATGCTCTTCCGCAAGATCAGCAGCCGGAGACGCCAGG ACAAGCTATGGTTTTGCTGTTTATCCCCCAACCACAAAGTACTGCAGTATGGGGATGTGGAGGAGGGCGCCAACCCACCTACCCTAGAAAACCTACCTGAGCAGC TCCCTGTGGCAGACATCAGGGCACTCCTAATGGGCAAAGACTGCCCCCATGTCCGGGAGAAGGGCTCTGGGAAGCAGAACAAG GACCTCTATGAGTTGGCTTTCTCCATCAGCTATGACCATGGGGAGGAAGAAGCATACCTCAACTTCATTGCCCCCTCCAAACGGGAT TTCTACCTGTGGACAGACGGGCTGAGTGCCCTGCTGGGCAGTACCATGAGCAGTGAGCAGACTCGGCTAGACCTGGAGCAGCTACTCACCATGGAGACCAAGTTGCGGTTGTTGGAACTGGAGAATGTGCCCATCCCTGAGCAGCCTCCCCCAGTACCTCCACCCCCTACCAACTTTAACTTCTGCTATGACTACAGCATCACTGAGCCTTGA
- the Elmo3 gene encoding engulfment and cell motility protein 3 isoform X1, giving the protein MAPPRNVVKIAVQMSDAIPQLIQLDQAKPLATVLKEVCDVWSLTHPEHYALQFADGHRKYITENNRLEIKNGSILCLSTAPDLKAQQLLGRLQNTSREGCCEVLRSLVPLASDMTFAQEVISRDGLQKLSTIIENGDDLGEMLALGLRAFLELMEHGVVSWETLSIPFVRKVVSYVNMNLMDASVQPLALRLLESVTLSSPALGQLVKSEVPLDRLLVHLQVMNHQLQTKAMALLTALLQGASPTERKEMLDHLWKKNLRQFIYKNIIHSAAPMGDEMAHHLYVLQALTLGLLEPRMRTPLDPYSQEQRDQLQALRQAAFEPEGESLGTGLSADRRRSLCVREFRKLGFSNSNPAQDLERVPPGLLALDNMLYFSRHAPSAYSRFVLENSSREDKHECPFARSSIQLTVLLCELLRVGEPCSETAQDFSPMFFSQDHSFHELFCVAIQLLNKTWKEMRATQEDFDKVMQVVREQLARTLALKPTSLELFRTKVNALTYGEVLRLRQTERLHQEGTLAPPILELREKLKPELMGLIRQQRLLRLCEGMLFRKISSRRRQDKLWFCCLSPNHKVLQYGDVEEGANPPTLENLPEQRKEGRARAPTPAPSPCWPHTPYLGSTLGHGGQPSLFSTVPVADIRALLMGKDCPHVREKGSGKQNKDLYELAFSISYDHGEEEAYLNFIAPSKRDFYLWTDGLSALLGSTMSSEQTRLDLEQLLTMETKLRLLELENVPIPEQPPPVPPPPTNFNFCYDYSITEP; this is encoded by the exons ATGGCGCCCCCGCGGAACGTGGTGAAGATTGCTGTTCAGATGTCTGACGCCATCCCACAGCTTATCCAGCTAGACCAG GCAAAGCCCCTGGCCACTGTACTGAAGGAGGTGTGTGACGT GTGGAGCCTGACTCACCCGGAGCACTATGCCCTGCAGTTTGCTGATGGGCACAGGAAATACATCACAGAGAAT AACCGCTTGGAGATCAAGAATGGAAGCATCCTGTGTCTCAGCACTGCCCCA GATCTGAAGGCCCAGCAGCTACTGGGTAGGCTGCAGAATACAAGTCGTGAAGGGTGCTGTGAAGTCCTGAGAAGCCTGGTCCCGCTGGCCTCAGATATGACCTTTGCCCAGGAGGTCATCAGTCGTGATGGGCTTCAGAAACTAAGTACCATCATTGAAAATGGGGATGA CCTAGGTGAAATGCTGGCCCTTGGTCTAAGGGCTTTCTTGGAACTCATGGAACATGGTGTAGTGTCCTGGGAGACACTCAGCATCCCCTTTGTCAGGAAG GTGGTATCTTATGTGAACATGAACCTGATGGATGCCTCCGTGCAGCCCCTGGCTCTCAGGCTGCTGGAGAGTGTGACCTTGAGCAGCCCTGCCCTGGGCCAGCTGGTGAAGAGTGAGGTGCCACTAGATAGGCTGCTGGTGCACCTGCAAGT AATGAACCACCAGCTGCAAACCAAGGCTATGGCCCTGCTGACGGCCCTGCTGCAGGGGGCCAGCCCCACTGAACGTAAG GAAATGCTTGACCACCTATGGAAGAAGAATCTTCGCCAGTTCATCTACAAG AACATCATCCACAGTGCAGCACCCATGGGCGATGAGATGGCTCATCACTTGTATGTGCTACAGGCTCTCACACTGGGGCTGCTGGAGCCACGTATGCGGACACCACTTGATCCCTACAGCCAG GAGCAGCGGGACCAGCTGCAGGCCCTGCGCCAGGCAGCCTTTGAACCAGAGGGGGAATCCTTGGGCACAGGGCTGAGTGCTGACCGCCGTCGGTCTCTCTGTGTCCGGGAGTTCCGCAAGCTAGGCTTCTCT AACAGTAACCCAGCCCAGGACCTGGAGCGTGTGCCCCCTGGCCTGCTGGCCCTGGACAATATGCTCTACTTCTCCAGACACGCACCCAGTGCATACAGTCGG TTTGTGTTGGAGAACAGTAGCCGAGAGGACAAGCATGAATGCCCCTTTGCCCGGAGCAGCATCCAGCTGACAGTGCTGCTGTGCGAGCTGCTCCGTGTTGGGGAGCCTT GCTCCGAGACAGCCCAGGACTTCTCACCCATGTTCTTCAGCCAAGATCACAGTTTCCATGAGCTCTTTTGTGTGGCTATCCAGCTGCTGAATAAGACCTGGAAGGAAATGCGGGCAACACAGGAGGATTTTGACAAG GTGATGCAAGTGGTTCGGGAGCAGCTAGCCCGTACCCTGGCTCTGAAGCCCACCTCTCTGGAGCTCTTTCGAACCAAAGTGAATGCCCTCACCTATGGGGAAGTGTTGAGGCTGCGGCAGACAGAGCGACTGCACCAGGAGGGGACACTGGCCCCTCCTATACT GGAATTGCGAGAGAAGCTGAAGCCAGAGCTCATGGGCTTAATTCGCCAGCAGCGTTTGCTCCGACTCTGTGAGGGAATGCTCTTCCGCAAGATCAGCAGCCGGAGACGCCAGG ACAAGCTATGGTTTTGCTGTTTATCCCCCAACCACAAAGTACTGCAGTATGGGGATGTGGAGGAGGGCGCCAACCCACCTACCCTAGAAAACCTACCTGAGCAGCGTAAGGAGGGCAGGGCTAGGGCTCCTACAcctgctccctctccctgttGGCCCCATACCCCATATCTTGGGTCGACCTTGGGCCATGGTGGTCAGCCAAGTCTCTTTTCTACAGTCCCTGTGGCAGACATCAGGGCACTCCTAATGGGCAAAGACTGCCCCCATGTCCGGGAGAAGGGCTCTGGGAAGCAGAACAAG GACCTCTATGAGTTGGCTTTCTCCATCAGCTATGACCATGGGGAGGAAGAAGCATACCTCAACTTCATTGCCCCCTCCAAACGGGAT TTCTACCTGTGGACAGACGGGCTGAGTGCCCTGCTGGGCAGTACCATGAGCAGTGAGCAGACTCGGCTAGACCTGGAGCAGCTACTCACCATGGAGACCAAGTTGCGGTTGTTGGAACTGGAGAATGTGCCCATCCCTGAGCAGCCTCCCCCAGTACCTCCACCCCCTACCAACTTTAACTTCTGCTATGACTACAGCATCACTGAGCCTTGA